taagcagcaaattcgCAGTTTGTTCAGGGATAActcatagttaatagtgaatacgTGTTAAGTGTTACCAACACTTTtcatagttgcttattagcatgcatattactagcatattagctGTTGTATTAATTAAGCGTATATTAATGTCTTACTCCGCAACACTATATCCCTTAACACTACCAGTATATAAACTACTACAAAACTACCTTAAGCatcaaattatgatttaaataaggGAAAACTCTTAGTTGCCtaaatagtgaatatgtgttccctactTTATAGCCTATTACAACAACCTTTACCACAGCTAATCTGTGGACTGTACATTAATTATGTACCCTACAATGgataatgtaaaaaacaaacaaagaaataggctgtaaatgaaacaaattaaTGAGTGAACGAACGAATGAATACGTTGCgggtacactgttaaaaaaagaaaaaaaggagtcAGTAGGAGATTTTATGTTGATATTCAAGTGTTTGTTAACGAGTCCAAATGTTCTCTCAACGTTCAAAATTAAGTTGTAACAAACAGTTTTACATTGAATAATATTGTGcaagcaacccccccccccaaaaaaaaagattattataaaaatattatcattGTTTACTAGCTTAATTTATGCTGCTGCATTTCATTATCAGTTGTCATGTAGATCAGAGTAACCTTTTGCGTGTTCTGCATTCAATACAGTTgtcttttaatataaatgtttgccCTTACTTTTAAGAGGCAGATACTGAAGATGAAAcacaataataaaagaaaaagaaaaaagataaagaGTATAAACAATGCTTTAGGACATGTGGCagatcttttaaaatgaaatagaCTGCGTTTTATTCATTAGATGAACTAGTTTTTGTAAGTTTTTAAGTTGCCAGTTATATATACTGACTTTTAAAGTaaggtaaactttttttttttttacagtgtagtatttatttgtgtgtgttcatgttttgtcCCCCTAATCTTTAAGTGTAAAGTTTTTGAAACACGAATTCTAGTGCGGTGGCACATACAAGCGATAAAAGAATTTCGCTGTGATTTCTGTCCACGTTGCcaatactgacatttaattaaagaCTTTATCAGACTGTATTCGAGTGATAAAGCCCATAGGCATTAATATTTGACCAAGCTACTACTGCTGTAGAGAAAGGGTGGATTTCAAGCCTTATCTTCtagaaacatgaacacattttatCAGTAACTTCAGAAGTACCCGCCCATGTTTGGCACAGATCTCGATTACAACGAATTTGCTCCGTTATAGAAATCTTTCGGCTTTCTGCTGAAGCATGCTGAAAATGTGCTTCTGAGAATGCAAGATGTTTCTCAGGGGCATGTGCTGAAGGCATGCAAATGGCATTACAtcgataaacaaacaaacagggataACAACGGTACTTCGCCATAAGTTCACTTGCAAAATATGTTGGCCTACATTacagtcaatatatatatatatatatatatatatatatatatatatatatatatatatatatatatataaatatatatatatatatatatatatatatatatatatatatatatatatatgtgtgtgtgtgagagagagagagagagagagagagagtatatttAGGCTAATTTAGCTGTCATTATGCATTTATAGTCTACTTgtattataaaaatttataaataaatatatttttgcttgcTCACACTAAGGATTGTTGGTCATGTTATCATCTGGTTTAATAGTATGGTCCATTATGTGGAGGTTTCACATTTTTGCAAagcatttttatagatttttcatTGGACAGTGGGAAAAAACACTTGCAGCTGTCATTTGCTGTTTTCTTTTGGgatgctttctttctttgtttttttctttcgtaAGGTAAACATTTAGTGTAATAACCAGCATgattctttaacatttttaaaaacatatatagaaTTTGACATCAAAAAAGCTGCTCTTtactacaaatattttaataaataaaaccccGTAGACTCCAACAACCACCTAAAACATATTatgatttaaagttttattattattatttgataaagAGGTTCTATTCTGTAAAGAAAAAGGTTACTCAAACTATATTGAACGTAAATGCTCAGGTGCCAGAAAACAGCTACCATGTTAATAAAAGGTGTTAGTTGCAATAAATCGACcttatatttttatacacagataaagaaaatgttaaagTATGCATGTCTGTGCACATCTATACTGATGGACAGCGAGCCGGTTTCTTCATCGTTGTATAATTGCGCCCTCTGTCGTACAAACAAAGAAAATATGAACATCGGaaacgtttttttattttcttttttttatggctgCATTTTCCTGTAGGTCAATAATGCGCGCACATCCAATAAACACTCCACGCCACTTCCTTATGCCTAAATTTATTCCCCCCCACCAAAACAagggaaacaaacaaacaaacagacacacatttaAATGTGAGCATTTCACATAAAGGTTCATGGTCGGAAAATGTGCCAAAAGATATACAAAGCTGTGAACAGatgtaacaaatgtaaagatATTCAAAgagtgttaaataaaacaaatacaaaagagTATAAAAACTAATTAGGTACTAAACTAGTTATAAGAAAGTGTGTGTATAAAGTGAGTAAACCAAAAACTACAATCTATCTTTCCAATTAAACAAagcttttccattttaaaatgaaaaaatccaACATCTTGTGTGGTCGAaataagcaaagaaaaaaaattctatagtCTCTGCACTAAAACTTTGGagatgaaatatattattttcattttggaaaacattttacattcatcGTAGACAATACAGAGCCTTAAACCGCCCATTCTGGACCCGAAAACCACCAGCGActgagcaaaaagaaaaaaaaaaaatcagctgctGCTCAGCGAACACATGCCAGAACCAATGTGTGTGTATCACTTAAACCCGATGCCCTAGACAACATCTGGTCTCGTCCAACAAGAAACTTGCGTACCTTCATATTTCCTTCACTGGCTGTGTATGATTACATGTAAAtatacaagatttaaaaaaaatggtgtattAGCTCTGGAAAACTTGttttatgctcatttataataTCTTTGGAGAGCCCTTGTTCAATAAACCTTCAATGCAAATAacaaagaaaataacaaaaccaTGCAGTCCTCCACAAATCAGAGTAAACAGAGAACAAGAGACCATAATACTGCACCGGCTGTGAACAAATCTGGCAGCAATGCTGTCTATAAGAATAAAGAGAACCTGTAGGTGATTTACACAAGCCCACAAATTGGATACAAACACTATCTTAAGCAGGATGATGTCTCACAACGTGAATTAATTcagtaaaaatgctaaaatatcatCATAAGTGTATTACCTGTAAAAGACGGCATTACAAATCTCTAGGAGATGTAACAGGACCACTATGTTTCCCGTTGTAAAGTTAGACAGCTGCACTGTATAATCAAATATAGTCTTATCAAACGTACTGAAAACAGCTGGTGTGGAAACTCAGAATGTGTTTTTCTTGTTAGAAGAGTGAAAACCGTGAAAGGACACTTGATTAAAAAGGCATGTTTTTTAGTTGTTTACACAATGCTCttataaatgtaatcagtttGCTGTATGACTATAACTGGATGACTTAAAAGGCAAAATATTGCTGGATTGTTAAAAGTAAACACACTTGGATAAGTTGACTGTATAAGGTAACACTTGTTTAACAAATGGACCGCCAAATGAATGATATTGCTGTTACACGCTGGTTGTTCTTCTTAATCTGAATCGCACCCCTTTATTCTTCACTAGTATGAAAAACGCTAACAGAAAACACGATGTAAGGACCAATGGTGTCAAGTGCTAATTCTTTTAAGAGTGCACAATTCTTATATCTCTAAAAGTTGTACATGCTAAATCGTGGATACGCTGTACTGTACACATGTACaccaacacacaaacactcacacacacacagtggaaaGAACAAGGATCGCTTGCTGGAAAGGGGTTTAAATCAGATTCATGACATCCAGTCACTTCAGTTCAGAGGAGGGAGGAGAAGATCCCAGAATCGGAGACTTTGGTGACACCTGTGGAAAGGAGAAGCTTGGTTGACGAGCAGAGCACTGGATGTGATAGCGGTTATTGTGACATTTGTTATCTTTGGTTATTTATTAAGTGAGAACAGAGCGAGCACACTCACGGGGGAAGGCGGCTTCGCGAAATTGAGGTGCGCATACAGAAGCACGGCAATGTCATTCTGACTGGCCTCCAGTGCGATGGAGAGAGCTGTGCTGccatcctgtaaaacagaaacagaagatATCACAAACCAGTATAAACTATTTCAGAATAGCTAAACGTAAGGGTTTATGGCAAATATGAGTCTCCACAAcaaagaaaactgaaaagaaTTTGAAGAATCTAGTATAAAACTAAATCACAAATGATTCATCTGTACATGCGACCTTTTAGTTTTAAAACCTTTAATACTAACTTTAATACagttgatataatatatatacattattatatattcaggaatatgattcatttttttaaaggtttttgtacaTGTGACCTTTTATAACCATTATACACCTTATCaccataaacaaaaaataaatctaatcaatcaaatttaaaatgatacTTTATAAAAATGTTGACTTTGACCGACTATTCTAAaaatagtgtatatttatttatttccctgcATGTTGGTTGCACTCATCATATTTTACCAAAGCAAATATTAagcatagttatttttttaataattatgctTGACAGCATACCACacttaaagttatagttcactcaaaactgaaatttctgttatcattttctcaccctctagtcattccaaacatgtatgactttctttttctgtGCAGCCAGAAGAAGGCATTTTGAAGAACTGAAGAACTATTTTTTTCCCCGTTGACTTCTACAgtatttttcaatttttcaatGGGACCCAAAAGTGTTTAGcaactaacattcttcaaaatatctgacccacagaagaaggaaaaatggcttacactttattttacatttaaacttttttttaatatatacatttaagaacggagtaatattaattaaacacatgttcttactatatggttagggtttggcttagggttacttgcatgtaattgtgcatcatttattattattattatagaaagtacatgtaacatgAGTAACacggacaccttaaaataaagtgttaccaaaaaatgcatacaggtttggaaggacacaGAGGAACATTTTTGGCTGACCAATCCCCTTTCGATGCAAAACTGGCAAAAACTGACAATGAGAAGCGATAAAGAAGATAGACAGAATTAAACAGATGAAGGTGGAATCACGCTTGATAAAGAGAGAGATAATCACATTATCAGTGAGTGTGGCGTCACAGCCCGGCACAGACAGCAGCTGCCGCACAATGTCCACGTGTCCGTGTTCACAGGCACACATGAGCGCCGTGGAGCCGTCATCATCCCGCAGGTTCACCTGAGCCCCACAGGACAGCAGAGCTCTCACCATGTCCCCTCTGCCATGACTGACCGCCAGCATCAGCGCCGTCTGCCCtgcctacaacacacacacacgcatcagtACAATACAGTGACTGAGACACACTGAAGTACACCGAGGGACCGGAAGGGGGCGCACCTGGCTGGCTTTGGCGTTGACGTCTCCGGTGCGGAGCAGCTGTAGGACGGTTTGAAGGTCACTGTCGGAGTTGAAGGCAGCCAGAGCTGTCAGCATGATAGCTGTGTAACCAGCCTTGTTCTGCTTGTCAGCATTACAGAGACCTACGAAGCCAGGACAGCTGATAAATAAGAGCTACAGATATAGCTCTGTCACATGCTAAATAAAAAGTACTGACATATTTTCGGCCACAAATACAcggctgttcaaaggtttggggagAGAACACtttaaaagatgcattaaatttatatttgattGTATAACTAtgattatctgtttttttttcttcatctgaatTAATGTATGGTTGaactttttttgtgtggaaaTTTGTATATCTATTATTTATAGCATACTGTATTACTATTTTAACGTTATTGTTACTTTATGTTTGAcctaagatataaaaaaaaaaggttaaaaaaagcttaaaaaaagatgcattaaataaaaaaaaaaaaagaccgtaaacacatttataaagttacagaatattcaatttcaaataaatgttgttcttttgaactccataattatcacagaatcctaaaaaaatatataatggtttccacaaaaacatgaagtagcacagctcttttcaacatttataaaaaataatcaatgtttctggagcagcaaatcagcaaatattcgaatgatttctgaagaatcatgtgactggagtaatgatgctgaaaatatagctttgcatcacaggaataaattacattaaaaaaaatatttaaatataaacagttgttttaaattataatactattttACAACATTAGTGTACTTTGTAATCATATAGGTAACTGCAGTCTTAGTGAAAAATCTTACCAGCCTCAAACATTAAACAgccttaaacatttaatttaaaatattaataataaaatatgtgaccctggagcacaaaagcagtcataaatAGCACAgatgcatgggtcaaaattattgatttttcttttatgccaaaatcataaggatattaagtaaagatcatattccattaagatattttgtaaatttccaactttaaatataataaaacttaatttttgattagtaatatgcattgctaagaactttatttggacaactggttttggcaattttctcaatatttagattttttttgacaCCCTAAGATTCCtgattttcagatagttgtatctcggacaaatattgtcctaccataacttatttattcagctttcagattatgtataaatcttaattttaaaaaaatggacacttatgactggttttgttgtccagggtcaaaAATGATTGACATTCTTTAAGTACTGAACTCTACTGATTTCCCTTTCTCCACTGAATTACCTTTTTACAATTGTAACAATAGAAACCAGAGAGTGGAGAGTGGAGAGATATGATATAATGCGAAGACAGTGTGTCAGCAGGCAGCACTGCTCATATGTGAAGAGCGTGGCTCACCAGTATCCAGCAGTAGCTTGACTACAGGGAAGTTGGAGTGAGAGACAGTGTAGTGCAGAGCTGTGTTTCCATTGCCGTCAGCCATGTTGATGACAAACTGCAGTAGCTGAGGAGAAATGGAGGCAAAGGTGTCCATGTATGCTTTGACGACTGCAGTGTCAGCAGCTTTATGACAGGACACTCTGAGCCACTCCTGCAGCACCGTGGTGTAGGCTGTCCTCTGGCAACACAAGAGGAGACAGAAACAGGCTTTTACTACAGTCTATTACAATAAATACATCATGCTAATTTACTAGTAGATCCTCAATATGAACGAATAGCTGTTTTAAAGAAGGgtcatgaaataaaatatgagtTGTGCTTGTCCATGCACAACTTGCCACCACAGTGTTGGAGCTCAAATAACTTTTGTCCAACCTCAAGTCTGGTCAAGTATATTGTTTACACATTTTCAATTCAAGTCTAATGAAGAAATCAGTATGAAAATTGTAATTCTGATTAGAAACAATAATTTGAGGTATTATTCATGGTTGAGGCACTAAAAGTACTGGACGAGTTATATGGCAAAAATTTGAATGGGAAATGTAGTAAAATAAGCAATGACAATAGTGATTATaattgttctattttaatatttaaaatgcatcaatGGAACAATAGAAAAATGTGGTCAAAAATATTGCAAATACTAGGCCCAATGAAATCCATCtaatttttccattttatatatatatttttttaattctggttTCCTATTTAttggttaaattacattttacaaataattttaataaattttaattacttattaatcaaattaatcaaactttagcaattcaataatttaaatcaaattaaattataattattattattttgcaataatagGCTCCTATGAAATTTGGCttatcatttaatattaattttaaaattatactaacatttaaaaaaggtGGTAACCATaccaataattaattaatctttaaaatgtaatcaaatgaaaatgtaacaattattattattatttcttttatttgaaaaGCACATTCAACTGTACAACAGTAATATACTTCTGTCAAAAATTCAagttaaacaaaacttttatttgaacAAGTGGTCATGAATGCCTAGCTCAAAACTAATGAGCTACATGTTGACTTAATTACGTGTACAGCCCTACTTTGATTTATTCACCCAAAAAGTGTAaaaaactgtgacatttcatgttatactgtaaattccatttaTATGACTGGATGGATGCGTGTCTTTTTCTGCATTACAGGACTCACAGGACCCTATGCAAATACCCACTTTATCtaagtaaaataattacatactTCACTTTTAAGTTATGAACTATGCTATCAATAACTTTTAAGCATGAGAACACAACTGATGAACATACTGCATTTTGATGGCTGAATGCATTTGGTTCACTGAGTGCCTTCTGTAAGGTTTGGAGGGCCGCCACGAGACTGCCACTTAATTCCAGACTGGAAAAGAAAAGGGACATTTTTGTAAATCAGCATTTACAGCCAACTACACAATCAAAAGTGATCTGATTTGAGCCTCCCTACCTGCGTGCTTGTTTGTTAGTAGAGGTGGTGCTTGTATTTGCAGCTGGATCAGTGGTGGAGGATATGGCTATGTCCTGTTTTGCTGACACATCAGTAGATTGTGACTGTTTTGCTACTTGTTGGATGGTGAGGTCAGTGGTTTTTGATTGGCTAACATCTTGCTGAGGCTTGGCACTGCTGGATTGTGATTGAGTGACTGTCTGCTGAGCAGCAAGGCCCGACACATCTGGCTGGACGTTTGACTCGGTGGCTAGGGATTGCTGCTCAGTAGTGCTGGTGGATGATGACTGGACAGAGTCTTGTTCAAGAGAAGCGGCTGTGCTTTGAGAGGAACGCCCTTGGAAAACATCTGCTGATTGAACGATGTCCTCCGGATGAGCCGTGGTGGTCACTGACGATTGGTTTACAGAGTGCTGTATGCCTGCCTCTGCTGCTGGTGATTGGGTGACCTGTTGCTGGGTAGCTGCATCTGTGGCTTGCGATTGGCTGGTGCTCTGCAATGCTGCAGTGTGATTGGCTGGTGGCTGGGCAGTGTTGTGCTGAGGTGTTTGAGCAGCTGTTGTCTCACAGATGGACTGCAGGCTGCAGGAGGTCACCAGAGACTGCTGCGCCACAGATTCCGGTAGTTTCTCTGTAGCCTCGTGGTATTCGCTTGCATCGCTTTCATCTTCTGAACTTTCCGAGCTGCTGTCGTCAGAGGATGTCGACTCGTACCTGCAGGGCACATTAGCTCTGTTATTTACCTCATAAAACCCTCTGATCTAATGAAATGTATTCCAAATTGATCATCTAAACAAGATGTGTAGATCCTGAAGGAgacaaaatttccaaaaagtttccAAAAACCAAAAAGTCACCCTTAACCAAATAGTTTGAGCAACATATATGTTGTgctaaaagaaacataaaaaaaaacaaagaagttCAATGATAACTTTGTTGACACAAATATctacaacatatttatttaatttgcataATTCTTTATTTACCCTCCATTGACTCCTATGAACTGCAGGTTCTTTTTGGTGTATGGAGAACCAGGTTCCCCATCTGCCTTTCGCTTCATGATTGACCTCAGGTTGGACTGAGGGGAGgctggaaaaacacacacacatggacagtGTAAAAACCATTAGTTATCTTATAGATATCAATAGATGATATGTTTTTTAGCAGTTACTAAAAACTACAAAGCAAACCTGGTTTTGCTGGATCGATTTGAATGGCTTCTTCTGCTGGTTGCTGGATAATCTCACCCTCTTTTAGCCGATGGCAGACGGCTGACACTTGGCTGCGTTTTGTCTCCATAGCAGTTGCCTGGTTGGTCACTGGCACTGATTTGGACACTTCACTTCTCAAGA
The sequence above is drawn from the Carassius auratus strain Wakin chromosome 5, ASM336829v1, whole genome shotgun sequence genome and encodes:
- the LOC113082789 gene encoding KN motif and ankyrin repeat domain-containing protein 2-like: MTIMAQVLHMDSSFPGKINSPEPPSLHGKDSEAPYSVETPYGYRLDLDFLKYVNDIEKGNTIKKVPVQRRPRYGSLPRGCGYTGSWWTSTESLCSNASMDSRHSSYSYCAPGFHSSQRPNFSTARVEKTLLDARRKLEEEKDGRRFSNLGSMHSSMAGSNTSISSAHSFNRAQGGGSYTPMSSGLSTPVSPTPAHLQHVREQMAVALRKIRELEEQVKTIPVLQVKISVLQEEKRQLSVQLKSQKFLGHTLGFSRSRPRGELYIDIPEEETGNGTGAANRAAGSLSPTTPGSLQDSGCEIEETVIVGGARPGAKREVRTVSVGPEVVYRQVGVGVREEDLGLLPEAEALKTKLGLLEAQLRKMTQELQSAQQQVEAAQRERRALSAQVGHAVRATSIGWQEQQGEASAGLHTVISFTQQPRQQRTVGIQVYTLEQPTVLGVGTLLRAQGCTSPAQPGSVLEGAHRRHAESPAAAAEESPREFPIAISSKQVREVLRSEVSKSVPVTNQATAMETKRSQVSAVCHRLKEGEIIQQPAEEAIQIDPAKPASPQSNLRSIMKRKADGEPGSPYTKKNLQFIGVNGGYESTSSDDSSSESSEDESDASEYHEATEKLPESVAQQSLVTSCSLQSICETTAAQTPQHNTAQPPANHTAALQSTSQSQATDAATQQQVTQSPAAEAGIQHSVNQSSVTTTAHPEDIVQSADVFQGRSSQSTAASLEQDSVQSSSTSTTEQQSLATESNVQPDVSGLAAQQTVTQSQSSSAKPQQDVSQSKTTDLTIQQVAKQSQSTDVSAKQDIAISSTTDPAANTSTTSTNKQARSLELSGSLVAALQTLQKALSEPNAFSHQNARTAYTTVLQEWLRVSCHKAADTAVVKAYMDTFASISPQLLQFVINMADGNGNTALHYTVSHSNFPVVKLLLDTGLCNADKQNKAGYTAIMLTALAAFNSDSDLQTVLQLLRTGDVNAKASQAGQTALMLAVSHGRGDMVRALLSCGAQVNLRDDDGSTALMCACEHGHVDIVRQLLSVPGCDATLTDNDGSTALSIALEASQNDIAVLLYAHLNFAKPPSPVSPKSPILGSSPPSSELK